Proteins from a single region of Gambusia affinis linkage group LG12, SWU_Gaff_1.0, whole genome shotgun sequence:
- the sdhc gene encoding succinate dehydrogenase cytochrome b560 subunit, mitochondrial isoform X1, producing the protein MALLLRTLARQGVCLSKPYYHILYRHAAPMGTTAKEEMNKFWAKNSKLNRPMSPHITIYKWSIPMMMSITHRGTGVGLSGAISAFAMAALILPGNYTHYLDLIHSLSVGPFLIGLAKFGIAFPVSYHTYNGIRHLYWDVGKGFKIPEVYSTGYTVIGLSVITSIALTLM; encoded by the exons ATGGCGCTGCTTTTAAG gaCTTTGGCCCGTCAGGGTGTCTGTCTCTCAAAACCTTACTACCATATCCTCTACAGACA TGCTGCTCCAATGGGAACCACAGCTAAAGAGGAGATGAACAAGTTTTGGGCCAAAAATTCCAAATTAAACAGACCCATGTCTCCACACATCACAATTTACAA ATGGTCCATTCCCATGATGATGTCCATCACACACAGAGGAACCGGAGTAGGACTCAGTGGAG CCATTTCAGCCTTTGCCATGGCAGCGTTGATCTTACCTGGAAACTACACCCACTACTTGGACCTGATCCACTCGTTGTCCGTCGGTCCGTTCCTAATTGGGCTGGCAAAATTCGGCATTGCCTTTCCCGTGTCTTATCACACCTACAATGGCATCCGTCACCTG tattggGATGTCGGGAAAGGCTTCAAAATTCCAGAGGTGTACAGCACCGGCTACACCGTCATCGGCCTGTCTGTCATCACCTCCATAGCTTTGACTTTGATGTGA
- the sdhc gene encoding succinate dehydrogenase cytochrome b560 subunit, mitochondrial isoform X2 has product MGTTAKEEMNKFWAKNSKLNRPMSPHITIYKWSIPMMMSITHRGTGVGLSGAISAFAMAALILPGNYTHYLDLIHSLSVGPFLIGLAKFGIAFPVSYHTYNGIRHLYWDVGKGFKIPEVYSTGYTVIGLSVITSIALTLM; this is encoded by the exons ATGGGAACCACAGCTAAAGAGGAGATGAACAAGTTTTGGGCCAAAAATTCCAAATTAAACAGACCCATGTCTCCACACATCACAATTTACAA ATGGTCCATTCCCATGATGATGTCCATCACACACAGAGGAACCGGAGTAGGACTCAGTGGAG CCATTTCAGCCTTTGCCATGGCAGCGTTGATCTTACCTGGAAACTACACCCACTACTTGGACCTGATCCACTCGTTGTCCGTCGGTCCGTTCCTAATTGGGCTGGCAAAATTCGGCATTGCCTTTCCCGTGTCTTATCACACCTACAATGGCATCCGTCACCTG tattggGATGTCGGGAAAGGCTTCAAAATTCCAGAGGTGTACAGCACCGGCTACACCGTCATCGGCCTGTCTGTCATCACCTCCATAGCTTTGACTTTGATGTGA